A genome region from Cydia pomonella isolate Wapato2018A chromosome 21, ilCydPomo1, whole genome shotgun sequence includes the following:
- the LOC133529849 gene encoding uncharacterized protein LOC133529849, which translates to MAVTRRGYIFGAFLSGVLSVLLIIVAVSSDSWIVSTASAELDVAESDIQYGLFRGELVLRSLGTPTFNTLTMTCLPEENACAVSCKTERQARVEDVRALAQGNAPSLACGSITTVQVLDPPNEPAVISFGFYISLLVILFLQLLFAIIAAGLAIINSTKNPTEPMFGLPGCLWSNVVASVLGVTSLLMFGIYWAASGLKSHLALSYIAGGDYAFTAGLGYSFWLLLVALLCSMINVGLIQLRGYLLERDPPPPVIKVENHSDGTIFLY; encoded by the exons ATGGCGGTGACACGGCGCGGGTACATTTTCGGAGCGTTTCTGTCGGGCGTGTTAAGTGTGCTTCTGATTATTGTAGCCGTGTCCAGTGACAGTTGG ATAGTCTCAACCGCTTCAGCAGAGTTAGATGTAGCCGAGAGCGATATCCAATATGGGTTGTTCAGAGGAGAGCTGGTGCTTCGAAGTCTGGGGACGCCCACGTTCAATACGCTGActa TGACATGTCTTCCTGAGGAAAACGCGTGTGCCGTCAGCTGTAAAACTGAGAGGCAAGCCAGAGTTGAAGAT GTTCGTGCCCTAGCCCAGGGAAATGCCCCTAGTCTCGCGTGTGGGTCCATTACGACCGTGCAAGTACTCGACCCAC cCAACGAGCCAGCAGTAATTTCGTTCGGCTTCTACATCAGCCTGCTGGTAATCCTGTTCCTTCAGCTTCTATTTGCGATAATAGCAGCCGGCCTGGCCATCATCAACTCGACGAAGAACCCGACGGAACCCATGTTTGGGTTGCCCG GCTGTCTATGGAGTAATGTAGTCGCATCAGTGCTAGGTGTTACATCATTGCTGATGTTCGGAATCTACTGGGCCGCTTCGGGCCTTAAGAGTCACCTGGCCCTTTCGTACATAGCGGGAGGTGACTACGCGTTCACAGCGGGGCTAGGATATTCTTTctg GCTACTTCTAGTAGCCCTGCTGTGTTCCATGATCAACGTAGGCCTCATCCAGCTCCGTGGTTATCTGCTCGAACGCGACCCGCCACCGCCCGTCATCAAAGTCGAAAACCATTCCGATggaaccatatttttgtactaa